In the genome of Dehalococcoidia bacterium, the window GTGGGCAGCGACGAACGAACCCACCTGACAGACTCGGTGGTGGAGGAGCTCCGCCGCATGGGCCATGAGGTGGAGCTTGTGGGACCATTACGGGGGGAGCCCCTCCAATGGGCCGACGTAGCCCGTCAGGTGGCCGAGATGGTGGCCAAGGGGGAGGCCGAACAGGGCATCCTCTTCTGCTGGACGGGCACAGGCGTGTCCATCGCCGCCAACAAGGTGCCTGGGGTGAGGGCGGCCCTCTGCCACGACGCCGAGACGGCTAGGGGGGCGCGGGCCTGGAACGATGCCAACGTCCTCTGCCTCAGCCTGCGCGCTACCTCAGAGGCCGTGGCCAAGGAGATCCTGGAGGCCTGGTTTTCGGCCTCCCTCGACCCCTCGGAAGCGGAGAACGTGCGTAAGGTGGAGGCCATGGACCGGGCGCGAGCCTGCCAGGAGGGGCAGAGAAGGTGAGCCGCCGTGAGCGCCGGCGGCGGGAGGGGGCTGGTTCCTCGGCCGCCTTCTGGCGTAGAGGCTCCCTTAAAACGCGGCGGCCCCGCGCCCCAGCGCCTCGGCCGGGCTTCCATATTCCGGCATGGGTGCCGGTGCTAGTTGTGGTGGCAGCGGTG includes:
- a CDS encoding RpiB/LacA/LacB family sugar-phosphate isomerase produces the protein MRIAVGSDERTHLTDSVVEELRRMGHEVELVGPLRGEPLQWADVARQVAEMVAKGEAEQGILFCWTGTGVSIAANKVPGVRAALCHDAETARGARAWNDANVLCLSLRATSEAVAKEILEAWFSASLDPSEAENVRKVEAMDRARACQEGQRR